In Nocardia asteroides, a single genomic region encodes these proteins:
- a CDS encoding STAS domain-containing protein, translated as MSAHLTVRTRTDAEGPVVELAGELDFAGAPRVLAVLSGLSLSADEMLVLDLRALTFCDSRGITVLIAAHHRAEEAGATLTLVAVPADIGRTLRLLGVDQLFGTADTVAAAHAPRGR; from the coding sequence GTGAGCGCCCATCTCACGGTCCGCACCCGCACCGACGCCGAGGGCCCTGTCGTCGAGCTCGCCGGCGAGCTCGACTTCGCCGGAGCGCCACGGGTGCTCGCGGTGTTGTCCGGCCTGTCGCTGAGCGCGGACGAGATGCTGGTGCTGGATCTACGGGCGCTCACCTTCTGCGATTCCCGCGGCATCACCGTGCTCATCGCGGCACATCACCGCGCCGAGGAGGCGGGGGCGACCCTGACCCTGGTGGCGGTGCCCGCCGATATCGGGCGCACGCTGCGGCTGCTCGGCGTCGATCAGCTCTTCGGCACCGCCGACACCGTCGCGGCCGCCCACGCGCCGCGGGGTCGATAA